A single region of the Candidatus Dadabacteria bacterium genome encodes:
- a CDS encoding class I SAM-dependent methyltransferase family protein, with translation MSQTFEQLREPLPRYSAKNLYYRLLAAFLRTFGRLSCGIDKGFAYGFDSGIIMNYIYDNKARGRFGVGRILDRMFLDQVTCRAFRSIKQIQIDMIDQYLRERDGKPTFIVDLASGKADYIYEILKSSDRKLKVLLCDIAESSLQESRNISDELGFSDRVRFRRGNALDTENLKRIEPKPDLLIEVGLYGIIHDDALLRSHLLDVGRILRPKALLFNVQTQNPQIESIARVLQNQNGERCVWHLRSAEQIIGWAEEAGFGGPKIVMDPYNIYAVVMMKRR, from the coding sequence ATGTCCCAAACGTTTGAACAGCTTCGAGAGCCTCTGCCTCGCTACTCAGCGAAAAACCTGTATTACAGGCTTCTTGCCGCCTTTCTCAGGACATTCGGGAGGCTGTCATGCGGAATCGACAAGGGGTTTGCCTACGGGTTCGACTCGGGAATTATCATGAACTACATCTACGATAACAAGGCACGGGGAAGATTCGGCGTCGGGCGGATTCTCGACAGGATGTTTTTGGATCAGGTTACGTGCAGGGCTTTCAGGTCGATAAAGCAGATACAGATTGACATGATAGATCAATATCTGCGGGAAAGGGACGGGAAGCCAACTTTCATAGTCGACCTCGCCTCGGGTAAAGCGGACTACATCTACGAAATCCTAAAATCTTCCGACCGCAAACTAAAAGTCCTGCTCTGCGATATAGCGGAATCCTCTCTTCAAGAAAGCAGGAATATCTCAGATGAACTGGGCTTTAGCGACAGAGTCAGGTTCCGCCGAGGCAATGCGCTTGACACCGAAAATCTCAAACGCATAGAACCAAAGCCCGATCTTCTGATCGAAGTCGGCCTTTACGGAATCATACACGACGACGCCCTCCTGCGCTCTCACCTGCTTGACGTCGGACGGATTCTTCGCCCCAAGGCCCTCCTTTTTAACGTCCAGACGCAAAACCCGCAGATAGAGTCAATCGCAAGGGTTCTTCAGAACCAGAACGGGGAAAGATGCGTCTGGCATCTCCGGTCAGCAGAGCAGATCATCGGCTGGGCAGAAGAAGCAGGGTTCGGAGGTCCTAAAATCGTAATGGACCCTTATAATATATACGCCGTCGTAATGATGAAGAGGAGGTAA